CTCATCGCGTGGAGGTGCGTTTCGCAATCGGAAAGACGGCTGTCAAGTGTAAGCAATTCCGCATGGTTGCCAGAGAAGACGGTCGCGTTCTTTTTAGTGGTTCTTTCAAATCAGGATTCGACATTCCCAAGCAAGCCGAGAATCTTCCTAGACGCGACGCGCTCGACCTCGAATTCGAGTGTCACGGGCACCGATGGCGATTTTCTGAGGTGGGGGAGAGGGCCTTTCTCCATGGTTGGTGGTGGGTTGGAACCGACTACCCTCCGTTTAATGAACACCTGAGATCAATTCAGGTGAAAGACGCCATTTGGCTGCGTTATCTGATTGTCGATCCGGCGGAGGAGTCAGGCTTCATTGTCTGGAAGGCTTGCCCGGCAAACCTCAAGGATAAAAAACCAGGGCCGTGCTATGACGATTAGCGCACGGGGGGGATGCGGTTTTCCAGTCCTGATCTGGCGAGCCCGCAAGCGTTCAATCCTGCGCCCAACAATGGCTACACGGCATACGGGACTTCCTGGCGGCAATCAATTCTGCTTTTGCAATAACGCCTGATAGTACGCAGTCTTGGACGACAAGCCCGCGTCGTGTGAGCTTTTCATCGCGCCCTGTAGCGCGCCGCGTCTTCCGGGTGAACCCTTCAGCGACTTCTCGTATTCGGTGAGAGCCGCAGCAGGCTGCCCGGCCAACAAGAGCATGTCTCCAAGCTGTTCTCGGGCCGGCGCCACCGGGCCCGGCGTCACCGGGAGCTTTTCCACGGCGTCTTCTTCGTCGGCGGCGCTTCTCATGAACTTCAGAGCGTCTTCCGGTTTATGTTCAGCCCAGGCTATCCACGCGCTGGCTTCATGCGCTTGGATCTGGACCTGGCCTGCCCAATACAGATTGCCGGCGTCGCGAAGCTTCTCGGCCATCTTCCGCACAATTTCCGCTTCTGCTTTGGCGGCGTCAGCCTCTCCCGCACGAGCGTGTCCCAGCGCGCGGGCCCATGCAGCCAGCGCAATCACGTGCGGCGGTGCGCCCTCGGGGGCAGTGCACTGCACGGCGTCTTTCCATTGCTTGCGTTCCACGGCGTAGCGGATGGGCATCGCGGTGGCTGCGTAGAACACTTTGGCTTCGCTGGCCTTGAACGGCCCCATGGCTTTGAGTTCCTGCAGGAGTGCTGCCGCATCGGCCTCCCGGTTTTCCTGGAGCCATGCGTACACCAGGTAGTCCATGGCGTGCAGTTCTTCGCCGATGTCTCCCTGCTGGTGCGCCGCGGTGCGCGCCGCCTGGTTCATGCGGATGGAATCGTTCCACATGCCCAGCCGGGTAAAGATGTGCGACGGCATATGCAAGGCGTGAGGCGCCGACGGAGCAATCAGCGCATACTCCCGTGCGGCCTTTTCTCCCCGGGCGGCGAGTTCCGCGTTGTCATACGCGTGAATGATGTAGTGGGCCAGCCCCGGATGCTGCGGGTATTGTTTGTACAGAGGCTCAAGAATCGCGCCTGCGGCTTTCTGGTTGGAGTGCGTCTTGTCCTGCGGAGAAGCGGTGGACAGCAGCGCCAGAGCGTAGAAAATCTGGGCCTCAGTGTCTTGGGGATATTTTTTCGCCAGCGTCGCCATGGCATCACGATATTTCCCGGCGCGCACTGGATACGGTCCCTCAGCGTCGTTGAATACCAAGCCGGCAGCGGCCAGGTACTCCTGCTCTCGCGCGCTGGGCTTGGCGGTCTTCTTCGCCAGTTCCAGCTCCGCCCGGCCCTTCTGCAGGGCATCGCCCGGCAATGCCGGCTCCCAGAGTTGGTGGTAATAACTCATGGCTGCGCCCCAGTGGGCCATGGCGCAGCCGGGGTCTTCATCGGCAACCTTCTGAAAGGCCTCAGCCGCCGGCGCATAAGCAAACGAGTGCAACAGGGCGACCGCGCGATTGAAGCTGGCCTGCACCCGCGCGTCACATGTGGTGGTAAACGACACCTTACCCAGCTTTTCCGGCGCAGCATGCTGGTGTTCCTGGGCGCAGGCCGGTAGAGCGCATAGAGAGAAAGCGATGAGCGCAGTCGCGGCGGTCCTGATCATCCCGCACCTCCAACAGCCTCCGACCATAGCACGGTGAGGTGACACAAGCAACGCCCGCGCATCGGGACCACGGAAGCGACTCTTTGGTACACAGCCTGCTGAAAATTGATAAAGGCTCAGGTTTGTTCCGGGTTTGCTAATTGCCAATTGCTAGTTGCTAGTTGCTCTTCTAGTACTTCCACGAATTGTCCGCGCCCGCCGGGGCGTTGCTCGAAATGTGATTGGCCATCACCCGCAGCATTTCCGCCTGGTTGAGCGGAGTCCAGCCATGGCCTTTCATGGGACGTCCGTACTCGAATGATCCCCCGTACGGCGGGTTGGCGCTCTTGAGAAAACTTTCCAGGCGATAGACCGCCAGGTTCAGGTAGAAATGGTCCATGTCACCGCAGAAGACGTGGATCTTGCCCACCAGCTTGGGCCCGATCGTGGCCCAATTCTGCTCCAGGTAATAGCGCAGATCGTAGCCATGGTCGCGCATGTAGAGCGCGACTTGCGTGTCAATCTTGCCCGTTTGCTTGTCCCACAGCGGCTTGGGGTAGCCATCCGCGCCAACCGGGCCGTACACGGCTTCCCAGGCTTCAAACTGCTCGCCGCTGCGGCCGTGGCTGCCCATCACGTCTTCAAGCTGGCTCATCTGGCGGATGGTAACGTCAGTCTGGCCTTCCGGCGTGCGCGACATGGGACGCTCGGGCACCGGCGCGTCGTAGCCCGGAGCCAGGAAGGCGCTCACGTCGTTATAGACGTCAACAATTCCGTAGCGCGAGAAATCCACCGGGTCGGGATAGCCGGTCCATGTGCCGCCGAAAAATTCCGGATGATAGACCTGCAGCGCCAGGGACTCCCATCCGCCGGTGGAGCCGCCGGTGAGCACTCGCGCGTACGGCTGGCGAATGATGCGGAAATGCTCTTCCACGTACGGAATCAGCTCAGTCATGATGGCGTCGCCGTAGGGGCCGTTGTTGGCCGAGTTCACCGCGTACGAATCGTCAAAATAAACCGTGGGATGCTGGAAGGTCACGGCGATCATGCGCGGGAAGTTCGCGCCCTTCCATCGTTCGTAAAGCTCCATGCCGGACAGTCGGTTCTCCCGCACCGGAGCGTTGGCTGGCGGAGGCTCCGTGCTGAAACCCAGCGGCGGACGCAGATTGAAATGCCCCTGCTCGTACAGCACGGGATAGTGCGCGCTGGGGTGCGCGTCATATCCTTCCGGCAACAGGACGGTGGCGCCCAGGTAAATCGGCTGTCCCCAGAACTGCGTGAGCAGCTTGCTCTGGATCTTGAGGTGCTTCACGTACTGCGTGTCCGCGGGCATGGGCTCGGCGGCAATCGCGTGGTCCAGCGACAACTGGATCTCATAGCCGCTGAGCGGATCAAGATGGAAACGGCGCACGTCACTGTAAAGGTTCCCCGGAGACTGGTTGAAATGCTGGCCCTCCCACTGGTCCATGTGGGCGAAGATGTTGTGGCCGTCCGACCGGGTGAAGCGCGTGTATACGTTGAACAGCGCCTGCACGTAGTAGTCGCCGGCGGGAAGCTCGCGCACGGACTTGAGAGGAAAGCCCAGGGTGAGCGCGTCCATGGTGGCGAACTGTCCCGGGCCCAGGTCGGCATCGCGACCCAGAAGCTCCGCGCGCGACCGCCAGGAACCCACTTGCAAACGCGGCTCAGGATTGTCAATCCGGGAGACGATCACAAACACTCTTCCCGTGACCGGCTTGTGCGCCGCAGGCAGAGTGATCTTGAAGCGCGTGTCCGCGGCCGCAGCGTGCTGCGGTAGAAGAGAAAAGAAGAGGGCGAGTGCAAACAGCGAAGCAGCAAAGCGCTTGGCGAAGTTGGGCGTGATTCTCATCATGGGTCTCCGGTGGCAATCCAGAGTATACGGTAGCAGAAGTTTTCTCCAAGGATGCACTAGCGGACTTGGACGGTGCGGGTTCGCGACATCAGCATTTCCAAATCGTGCCGCCGAAAGCGCGAGAATCCGTGCATGGCGAATCGTCTAGCGCCGGAGGCGCGAAATGAGTTAGCCCAGGCCGGAAGGCCTGGGTAAGCGTCGTGTAGAACCAGAGCCCCGGAGGGGCGACACAAACAAAAGCAAACTCCCGGTAAGGGTATTTACTTCATCAAAAACGAAAACCCCTCAAACTTGAATTCTTTCTTGTCGCCATGCGGTGAAGCCTTCACCTTCCCTGCGCGCACTTCGCGAAACGCCGTCAATACCCGGCTCAGGTCGGCGGGCGAGGCCACCGGAACGTTGTGCGCGGGCAGAAGCAATTTCAATTTGGGCGTCTTCACCCCGGAACCCAGCGCAATCATCTTCTTGATGCTAGCCTCATAGGCATCCAGGTCCGTCTCCGGACGATAAAGAAAAATTGGCCCGGGATAATACGTATCGCCGGTGAACAGCAGGCCGTGCTTTTCGTCCAACAACGAAATGGCGTCCGGGGTGTGGCCCGGCGTAGCGACGATCTGCAGCACGCGTCCTCCGAGGTCAATCTTGTCGCCGTCGTGCAGCCAGTGGGTAATGTGAAACGGCTTGGTCGCGTAGGCCGCCGCATCAAAACCTGCAGGAAGATTACCGCAGATTTCGCCGGGCGCGATTTCCGCCTGCGCGTCGTCCCGCGAACCCTTGGCGCTGTTGCGAGTGAACGCCGTGTCCATGCCGTACACATCGCTAAAGAGCCAGTTGCCGCCCACGTGGTCATTGTGGGTGTGCGAGTTCACCACGCTCACCGGCAGCGGCGTAAGTTCCGCAGTGACTCGCTTGATGTCGCTGATGCCCATGCCGGTGTCAAACAGCACGGCCTTTTTTTCGCCCAGGATGAGATACGAGATAACTTCTTCCGACTGATGCGGCTCGTAGATGGCGAACACGCCCGGCTGTACGCGATATACCTCAAACCACGCGTCGCCGACCGTAACGCGCTCCAGCTTTTTGTACGCCGGACGAGGCAGGTCGCGGCACCACTCGGGCAACTGCGCTCCTAGATAAACGCCGAGCATGGAAAAAAGAAGAAGGGCGATGGCGGATTTCATCCTGGCGCTCCATCAAATAAAGCTGCGCGGATTATAGAGCACGGCGGAGAAGCTGCGGAAGAACACCTATGAGCCCGGCGCCGGGGAAGAAGACGGCATTCGCGGCCACGCCGGAAATGCCCCGAGCGCTATTTGGGAGCGCTTTCGCCGGCAGGCTTGGGCGGAACAGGGCGCGCGCGGTCCTTCATCTCCTGTTGCATGGCGTCAAATTTCTTCTTTTGATCGTCATTGAGGGCGTCACGAATTTTTGCCAGCGCATCGGCGTGGATGCTGCGCATCTTGATGGTGCGGTCTTCCGGGGAAAGAGATTCGTCTTTCATCACCGCCAGCCTTTGCGCATGTTGGTCTTCCAGATTGGCCTTGATCTTGGCTTTCTGGCCATCGTCCAGCGCCAACTTTTCTTGCAAGGTCTGGGCTTGGACATCTGCCTCAGGAAGCGCGGGCCGCGGCGCGACGGCATCGGCTCCGCTCTGCGGCGACGGGCTCGGCTGCGGCGAACTCTGCGGTGACGGGGACGGGCTCGGCTGCGGCGAGCTCTGCGGAGGTGGGCTTTGCTGGGCGAAGGCCGCAAACGCGGTCAAGCACGCTGTAAGCAATAGTATTTTGCGGATCGGTTTCATGGTGGAGTCTCCTCTTCAAGTTTTCAACCGATAAAATCCAGGCCGGCTGGCGAGCCGCTTTCCCCAGACCATGAAAATCGCGTTGAATAGCTGATGATGAGACAACAAAAACCGCTCAAGGGATGCCGGGCCGATGGCCTGCGACTTGAATATTCCACTACAAAGAAGCGCCCTCATCTGCTTAAGAGGTTTCTTTCACGGGCAACCAAAAGTCGTCCCTAGCGCGCCTCTACGGCGTAGCCTTTGCTGCGCATGAGCTGCAGGGTCGCGTTGAGGCGTTTGTAGTCCGCGTCACCCAGGGCAATGAAGCGGAACGCCCGCGCCGCCGGTCCCATGTTCTTCTGCGGACGCAGGAATTCCACCAGCCCGCTGAACACGCCGGCCGGAGTATTCAGCCGGGCTTCCGCGATGGTCACGTCGCCCAGCTTGCCGTTAAACTCGGCCAGGCCTCCGGTCAGGGACAGCCGGTGCAGCACGGCCTGAACGGAATGCTCGCCCAGGTTGAAGCGGATGGAGCCTTGGTTGGGAATGCGTACCCGAGGAGAACGTGTCTTGGTGTGCGATTGGGGAAATTGCGGCATGCAGAGATGATGCCACCGCGCAGTGGCACGCTTGAAGATTACCGAAGGGTATGGCCCGGATTTCCGGCGCGCGCAGCGGCTCCCTGACGCCTTGCTCCGCGGGCAGAATTGGATTATAGGTTGAGCTTCCCATGTCTCTGCCTCTGCCCATCGACAAGCTGCCGATAGACCGGCTTTTTTCGCTCATTGATTTTCTGGGCGTCTTTGCCGGAGCGCTGGGCGGCGCGCTCATGGCCATCCGCGACATGCGCTACAAGTACGATCTGGTGGGCGTCACCGGATTGTCCCTGGCGTCGGCGCTGGGCGGCGGCATCACCCGCGACTTGATTCTGCAGCAAGGTCCGCCGCTGGCATTTGCCGATCCCCGCTACCTGATGACCGCGCTCGCCGGAGCGGTGGTGGGCATGGTATTTGCTTCGCGTATTGGCAAGAACACCGAGCGCGTGATCCTTATTATTGACGCGGCGGGGTTGGGCTTGTTCGCCGTGGCCGGCAGCACGCGCGCTTTGAACGCCGGGCTGGGATGGCTGTCAGCGTTGCTGCTGGGCGGCGTCACCGCGGTGGGCGGAGGCTGCATCCGCGACGTGCTCAGCGGACGCACGCCGAAAATCTTCGAACGCGGCGAACTCTACGCCATTGCCGCCGGATTCGGCGCAGCTATGTTCCTGGTGTTTGATTCTTTGCATTTCAGCCGCGAGACTTCCACTATTGTTGGCGCGATGAGCGGTTTTGGGTTGCGGCTGCTGGCGCTGCGCTTTCACTGGCAGACGCGCCAGGTGCGCGGCGAGGAATGAGTGTCGCCGCCTACGGGGCTCGTCAATCGAAATCATCTCACCCAGGCCTTCCGGCCTGGGCTAACTCATTTCGCGCCTCCGGCGCTCGGGTTTTTACGCGATTCAATCCACTGAGCCGTGCACCGCACAAACGCTCCCCTCGTAAACCACCCCTGACACAGCCTCCTAAACCTCCGCTTCCTCCGTTCCTCCGTGTTTCAAAGGTCTTGTTCTTAGGTTTCGGTTTTCCGATGTCCCGATTTCCCGATGTCCCGATTTCCCGATTCTTCCCTGTACAATGTCTTTCTTCAAGATCAATTCCACTCTCAGGGTGATTCGTGCTAGTTCCTATCGTGCAGGTGGGCGAGCCGGTGTTGCGGCAAAAGGCGCGGGCGCTTCGTCCCAATGAAATCCGCAGCAAAGAGGTCCGCGAGCTGATCGCGCACATGAAAGAGACCATGCATGCCGCGCCGGGCGTGGGGCTGGCGGCGCCGCAGATCGGCCGCAACCTGCAACTGGCGGTGATTGAAGACCTCCCCGACTACACCAAAGACTGGACGCCGGAACAGCGCGCCGCCCGCGAGCGCGAAGCGATTCCCTTCCACGTGATCATCAATCCCAAGCTCACGCTGCTGGGCGACGAACGCATTGAATTCTTTGAAGGCTGCCTGAGCCTGACCAACCTGATGGCCATGGTCCCGCGCGCGCGGAAGGTCCGCGTGGAGTGCCTGGACGAAAAAGGCCAGCCCCAGGTGATTGAAGCCAGCGGCTGGCACGCGCGCATTTTGCAGCATGAAATTGACCATCTCCAGGGGACGGTCTTTGTGGACCGCATGTACCCGCGCACGCTGATGACCGTGGACAACTACAAAAAGCTTTGGCTGGCGAAGACCATGGAAGAGATCAAAGCCGAGTTGAAGGCTTTCCCGCGGATTCACGCGGATGAGCGCGGATAGCTCGGCTTTCACCTCGGCAGGCGCGGAGCCACGCAGGGACCTTGGGGCGCAGCAACCAGGCCGCCGTTGGGGTCTGCGCACAAAATCATTTACACTTCCACGTCAAAATCTCCTTAAGGAACACTCCATGCACAGGGCCTTCGTCAACATGTTGTACGCCACGCTTGTCATCATGGGTGGCCTGACGCTCCACGTTCCACAAGCAAGCGCACAAAACCCGGCTGCGCCCGCCACGGGAGAAACGCCCAAGACCGCGGAGCAGGTCTTCAAGAACATTCAGGTGTTGAAAGGCGTTCCGGCCGACCAGTGGCAGCCCACGATGCAGTTCATCGCCAGCTCGCTGGGCGTGGAATGCGAATTCTGCCACGTACGCGACGCCTTCGAGAAAGACGACAAGAAATCCAAGCTGACGGCGCGCAAGATGATCGAGATGCAGATGGCCATCAATCGCGACAACTTCAAGGGCCAGCACGAGGTGACGTGTTACTCGTGCCATCGCGGAGCAGAGAAACCCGTGGGAGTGCCGGTCATCGCGGAGCAGGAGCCTAAGCGATCGCCGCTCGACTCGCTGATCGCGACTCCGCGGGAGGGCGCGGCCGACAAGATCCTTGATCAGTACATCGAAGCCGTGGGCGGCGCTGAGGCGCTGCAGAAAATTACCAGCCGCGTGCAGAAGGGGACGGTCAGCTTTGGCGGGCAGCAGTTTCCGGTGGAGGTGCTGTCCAAGGCCCCGAACAAACGAATTTCCACGGTACAAACGCCGAACGGCCACAACATCACGGCCTTTGACGGCCATGCCGGCTGGCTGGGAAATCCTGGAGGGCGGCCTCCGCGCGACATGACCGCGCAAGAGAATGACGCGGTCAGCTTTGACGCCACCTTTTACCTGCCGCTGGAAATCAAAAAGATGTTTACCCAGTTCCGCTTGCTTTCAACCCCGGAAAAGGTTGGCGGCCATAACGTCTATCAGGTCGTCGGATTCAAAGAGGGAAAGCCACCGCTGCGCTTCTTCTTTGACAAGGAATCGGGACTGCTGCTGCGCACCGTCCGCTATGCCGAGACTCCGCTGGGACGCAATCCCACGCAGGTGGACTATGCCGACTATCGCACGGAAGGCGGGTTGAAGATTCCCTTTCAATGGACGATTGCGCGTCCTTCGGGCAGGTTCACGATTCAGATGAGCGAAGTGCAGCAGAACGTGCCCATTGACGACGCCAAGTTTGCCAAGCCTGCGGCGCCGGCGGAGGAGAAGCCCGCGGCTAAATAGCGGTAGTGGCGGACCGCAGATTTTGCGGCAGATGGACGCCGATTTTCACCACGGAAGCGCAGAGCAGCGGGGCAAAACGCACGCCGCGAATCAACGCGAAGGTAAGAATAAGGTCGTGATTGCAGCCAGGAACCCGACCTACATATAGAAGTGCTTGTGAAACCACACGAAGTCTGAGTTGGTAATGCAAGCATCTCGAATTCTAAATTGCGCTGGGAACAAGCCTTCAACTTCGCGTAGGAGTTGTTCAAACGCAACCGAGAAGGCATCTTGACCGGGGACGGGATTCCGTTGTGCTTTCTTAACTGCTTCCATAAACTCGGTCACCGCTTTTCTAGCGGGCCATAGGTCGAGAAACACTTTCAGCCATTCATGGCCTGCTTGAGTATCCTGAACCAGATCCGTCATGCATGTCGGATCTTCATCGTCTGCATCTTCAGTCGCCGCTGGCTCTTCTCTGCTTGGCACAAACCCCAAGTTGACCAGCGTCTGGCGGCTGACCCTGTCCGCCTGGGAAAGCAAAGGGATCGTGGTGGCAAAACTAAGGTCCAGCATCTTGTACTTCGCCAAGACGGCCAGCATGTTCTCTGAACGCAATTCCAGCTTTCCGCATGATGGTAAGTACGGCTGCGCTGCGGCAGCGACGTCCTGAGCAATCGCGGCTGTGCTTGAGATAGTGATCTTCCGGTCTACAAGTTCGGAGATTTCCCGGTATTTCACGTCATGCAGGCGGCGAAGCAGCTGTTTGTCCATGCAGCAAAGTCCTGAGACTGCCAGCATTGCCACGGCCCAGTGGAACTGCCGCGTTCGGAAGAGGCCGATCCAAGGCTTAAGCCATTATAAACAAAGCACCTATTACCGCCGTAACTTGCCCGGCCAGCCTAACAAAAGTAACGTTCACCGGGTAAGGAGTACGTTATGCGGCGTTTGTGTACCTTAATGCTGCTGAGCCTGTGCCTGGGCGGATGGTGTGAAGCCAAGCAAATCGCGGTGATAGTGGACAAGTCCAACACCGTGGGCGGGATCACCGCGGCCGACCTGGCCAAGGTCTTCAAATTCGACAAGATCAAATGGCCGGACGGAAAGAACGTGATCCTGGTCCTGCGCGACCCTTCCACTCCGGAAATGCGCACCGCCATTGAAAAGATCTATCGCATGCAGCCCGATGAATTTCGCGCGCTGCTGGCGGCACACCACAGCGGCGTCATCATTGCCAAAACTGAAGAAGAGCTGTTGCGGACGGTGGAAACCATTCCCGGCGCCGTGGGGCTGGTGGACGTGTACTCCATCAACGGCCACGTGAACGTCTTAAAAGTGGATGGCAAGCTGCCGCTGGAACAGGGTTACTCCCTCAAAGGAAATTGAAGTCGGGAGATTGAGTTTCAAGCACGCGAAGTCGGGATTCCGGGGCCCAAAGATTTAGAGAACGACCAAAACAATTTTTGCCGGAAGCTTCCGGCGGAAGAAAAAGGTAAGCAGTCATGAAGTTGAGCAAGTTTCGCGCGGCAATCACAGCCATATTCTTCATGTTGAGCGGGCTGGCGGCACTGGCCCATGACGAAGTGTCAGGCATGAAGATCTCCACCAAGTCGCCCCAAGCCCACGCCTATTTTGAGAAAGGCCTGGAAAAAATGGAGATGCTGCACGTCCAGGACGGCCTGGACAACCTGCGCAAAGCGGTGAAGGCCGATCCCAACTTCGCGCTGGGGCACATCATGCTCACCTTCTTTTCGCAGGACCCCGCCGAGCAGATGGCCGAGCTCCAGAAGGCGCTGGACACGCGGCCTTCCGCGAACATGGAAGAGCAATACATCGTGGACTGGCTGGCCAATGCCACCCAGGCGCACTGGGTGCCGGCGATCCAGGCCATGAATGAAGCTCTGCAGATGTACCCGCGCGACAAGCACCTGGCGTGGCTGGCGGGATGGTGGCTGGCGATCAACCAGAACCAGTCGCCGCGCGCCATCCAGATGTTCGAGCGCGTGATCCAGATTGATCCCAAGTTCGCCGATGCCTGGAATGAAGTGGCCTACTGCTACGCCAAGTCCGGCAACTACGAAAAAGCCTTCGCCGATATCAAGCACTACGCCGAACTGGTGCCCAACGAGCCCAACCCGCAGGATTCTTTCGCGGAGATCTCGCGCATGGCCGGCCGGTTTGATGAGGCCCTGAAGCACTATCGCATGTCGCTGGCCATTGATCCCACGTTCCACGAGTCGGAACTGGGGCTGGGCGACACCTACGCGCTCATGGGCGACCAGCCCAAAGCGCGCGCCGCGTACATGCTGGCCATCACCGCCGGCTCGCCGGTGCAAAAAGTGACGTGGGGACTGCAGTGGGCGGCGACTTACGTTCGTGACAACGACCGCACAGGCGCCGACAAAGCCTTCCGCGAAGTGGCCCGCCAGGCGCACGAAAAGGATTTCGCCAACCTGGAGGCTGAAGCTTACCGCAGCATGGCCCTTTACCAGAAAGACGGCGACGATGCCATGGAGTTTCTCACGCAGGCCGAGAAGACGCTGCGCGGCGAACACCAGGTGCCGCAGTCGCTGCTCAACCAGGAACTGGCGTCCGTGATGCGCACGCGCGTGGAACGGGCGTTGCATGACGGCCACGCTGAAGTCGCCAAAGCCACCCTGCAGCAACTGGATGATCTGGCGGCAGCCAACGGCGGCGATGACCTGATCCAGGTGGCCTACCACGGCGCGGCCGGCGCGGCTTCCCTGGCGCAAGAAAACTTCGCTGAGGCGGTTTCTCACCTGGAAGAAGATGCTGTGAATCCCATCTCCATGCGGGGGTTGGTCACGGCGTATGAAAAAACCGGCCAAAAAGAGAACTCCGGACGCCTGGCAGCCAGGCTGGCATCGTTCAACATTCCGGTGATTGAGCAGGCGCTGGTGGTGCCGGAATTTCGCCGGCAACAAGAAGCCAAGACCGTCGCCGAGCACAAGCCGGCCCGCATCGGAGGCAGACAGTAGCGTCAAGACCCAAAACTTAAAGGAACCCAAGGCCCGCTGCGCGTAGAGCGGGCCTTGTTGTTTGTTCGCGTCACCAACCCATGCTGCGTTTCACCGCAGCAATGGCAGCCCAGATCGGCAGGCAGCAACGCAATATTGCGCCGGGCCAGCGTTCTGGCAATGTGGGATATGCCAGAAAAACGTCCGAACGTATCGTGGCCTTGGTTGCGATACCTTGCGGCCTTCGTTGCCCACTGCGTATCACACGCAGGCCGGTTTCATGTATCCTTTCAGGCACGTCTCTTTTCATACCAGCAGGTTCAGGAGCAAGCATGAAGGCGAGGATCTTAGCGGCTTTATTCATTACCCTGGCCAGTCTCACCGGGTGCATCAAAGGCAGCAAGCAATTTATCTACGTCACCGGACAGGGCACCAACCAGGTGTTCGGGTTCATTCAGCATGGCGACGGCTCCATCAGCCCCATGGGTACGCCGAATTTTGCTACCGGTTCGCAGCCGAGTTCCATCGTGATCCACCCGCCGGGCGATTTTGCCTACATCACTAATTTCGCCGGCAACAACGTGACCCTGCTGGACGTGAACACCGGCAACGGCGAGCTGACCGTGCCCGCGACAACCACCGTGGTCCCTCCGCCGACGCCGCCCAACATCTTCAATGCCGGCAACGGCCCGATCGCGGCTGCAGTTTCTCCCACCGACCCTTTTCTGTACGTGGTGAACCAGACTTCGGGGACCATTTCCGGGTTTACCATTGATCCCGGCTCGGGCAATCTGGGTCTGGCTACCGGATCGCCGTTTTCCGTGCCGGCATCGCCGCAATCCATTGCTATTTCTCCCAAGGGAAATTTCCTTTACGTATCCAACCCCGCGGCGGGAACGGTTTCCATTTTTTCCATCAGCAACGCGCAGGGCAGC
The Terriglobia bacterium genome window above contains:
- a CDS encoding tetratricopeptide repeat protein codes for the protein MKLSKFRAAITAIFFMLSGLAALAHDEVSGMKISTKSPQAHAYFEKGLEKMEMLHVQDGLDNLRKAVKADPNFALGHIMLTFFSQDPAEQMAELQKALDTRPSANMEEQYIVDWLANATQAHWVPAIQAMNEALQMYPRDKHLAWLAGWWLAINQNQSPRAIQMFERVIQIDPKFADAWNEVAYCYAKSGNYEKAFADIKHYAELVPNEPNPQDSFAEISRMAGRFDEALKHYRMSLAIDPTFHESELGLGDTYALMGDQPKARAAYMLAITAGSPVQKVTWGLQWAATYVRDNDRTGADKAFREVARQAHEKDFANLEAEAYRSMALYQKDGDDAMEFLTQAEKTLRGEHQVPQSLLNQELASVMRTRVERALHDGHAEVAKATLQQLDDLAAANGGDDLIQVAYHGAAGAASLAQENFAEAVSHLEEDAVNPISMRGLVTAYEKTGQKENSGRLAARLASFNIPVIEQALVVPEFRRQQEAKTVAEHKPARIGGRQ
- the def gene encoding peptide deformylase, whose protein sequence is MLVPIVQVGEPVLRQKARALRPNEIRSKEVRELIAHMKETMHAAPGVGLAAPQIGRNLQLAVIEDLPDYTKDWTPEQRAAREREAIPFHVIINPKLTLLGDERIEFFEGCLSLTNLMAMVPRARKVRVECLDEKGQPQVIEASGWHARILQHEIDHLQGTVFVDRMYPRTLMTVDNYKKLWLAKTMEEIKAELKAFPRIHADERG
- a CDS encoding c-type cytochrome; the protein is MHRAFVNMLYATLVIMGGLTLHVPQASAQNPAAPATGETPKTAEQVFKNIQVLKGVPADQWQPTMQFIASSLGVECEFCHVRDAFEKDDKKSKLTARKMIEMQMAINRDNFKGQHEVTCYSCHRGAEKPVGVPVIAEQEPKRSPLDSLIATPREGAADKILDQYIEAVGGAEALQKITSRVQKGTVSFGGQQFPVEVLSKAPNKRISTVQTPNGHNITAFDGHAGWLGNPGGRPPRDMTAQENDAVSFDATFYLPLEIKKMFTQFRLLSTPEKVGGHNVYQVVGFKEGKPPLRFFFDKESGLLLRTVRYAETPLGRNPTQVDYADYRTEGGLKIPFQWTIARPSGRFTIQMSEVQQNVPIDDAKFAKPAAPAEEKPAAK
- a CDS encoding lactonase family protein; this translates as MKARILAALFITLASLTGCIKGSKQFIYVTGQGTNQVFGFIQHGDGSISPMGTPNFATGSQPSSIVIHPPGDFAYITNFAGNNVTLLDVNTGNGELTVPATTTVVPPPTPPNIFNAGNGPIAAAVSPTDPFLYVVNQTSGTISGFTIDPGSGNLGLATGSPFSVPASPQSIAISPKGNFLYVSNPAAGTVSIFSISNAQGSQGSLSAVGSPVSVGAGATPIFLTVEPSGRFLYAADPAHNAVLGFAIQSNGTLTAITGSPFPAGLQPGAVLADPQGAFLFAANFGSNDVSVFVIDSASGALGQITGSPFATGGRGPGFMTSTGSFLYVADQTTNDVAAFLIGAGGKLSAVPGSPFNVAVSPTWMTSVSE
- a CDS encoding MBL fold metallo-hydrolase gives rise to the protein MKSAIALLLFSMLGVYLGAQLPEWCRDLPRPAYKKLERVTVGDAWFEVYRVQPGVFAIYEPHQSEEVISYLILGEKKAVLFDTGMGISDIKRVTAELTPLPVSVVNSHTHNDHVGGNWLFSDVYGMDTAFTRNSAKGSRDDAQAEIAPGEICGNLPAGFDAAAYATKPFHITHWLHDGDKIDLGGRVLQIVATPGHTPDAISLLDEKHGLLFTGDTYYPGPIFLYRPETDLDAYEASIKKMIALGSGVKTPKLKLLLPAHNVPVASPADLSRVLTAFREVRAGKVKASPHGDKKEFKFEGFSFLMK
- a CDS encoding trimeric intracellular cation channel family protein produces the protein MSLPLPIDKLPIDRLFSLIDFLGVFAGALGGALMAIRDMRYKYDLVGVTGLSLASALGGGITRDLILQQGPPLAFADPRYLMTALAGAVVGMVFASRIGKNTERVILIIDAAGLGLFAVAGSTRALNAGLGWLSALLLGGVTAVGGGCIRDVLSGRTPKIFERGELYAIAAGFGAAMFLVFDSLHFSRETSTIVGAMSGFGLRLLALRFHWQTRQVRGEE